In Corylus avellana chromosome ca8, CavTom2PMs-1.0, the genomic stretch CAGTGTTCGCCGTGTTTCTGGCGACATCAAAAACTATTCCCCTAAAGAGTACTCGCACATGCAACAACTGCGCTCTTACTTGTCCTTCAACACTCAAAACAAAGATACGCCTGCGCTGGAAATAGGCAACTTTCTCAGGGAAGTCATTGGTCGTCAAGGCTTTGGATTGCTTAGGGTGCTTGATCTAGAGCGAGTTTACAAACCCAAACTGCCTGAGAATCTGGGGAAACTCTCTCTCTTAAGGTACTTGGGTTTAAGATGGACCTTCTTGGATACCCTTCCCCACTCTGTTAGTGAGCTTTCCTACCTTGAAACCTTGGATGTGAAGCACACCTATATCAGCTCTCTACCCAATTCTATTTGGAAGTTCCAATACCTGCGGCATCTGTGTCTTAATGAAATACGTCTTGACATGCCGCCTTTGAAGAAACAAGGTATTTCTCTTACTGGGCTCTATACATTATGGGGATTATTTATGGACAACAAGAGTCCAGTGGTGGGTGGTTTGGATGGATTAATCAATCTCCAGAAACTGGGTCTAACATTTCATTTAGACTCCATTAAAGAcggcaataaaaaaaaaaagaactcccAAGACggcgaagaaaaaaaaatagaagattcCATTAAAGACCCCTTTGAAGTCTTAAATGAGTGGATTGCAAGTTTGAAACAACTAAGATATCTGAGATTAAGATCCATAAACGAGTTTGGTCAACCTTCGGAACTCAAATTAAGGCCTCTATCACGCCTTAAATATCTCCATAGCTTGTATTTGCTTGGAAACTTACCGGAGCTACATGATGAGTGCTTTCCATGCGGTATTAAAGTTCTTACTTTATCGGTATCAAAGCTGAAGAAAGATCCCATGCCAATTCTTGCGAAGCTGCCAAACCTTTCTGTCCTTCGGCTATTGGCCGATTCCTATGTTGGGAAGGATATGGTGTGCCCGAATGGCGGCTTCCAATCACTTACAAATCTGAAGCTCTGGATGCTAAAGAAATTGGATACCTGGAGGGTGGAGGAAGGAGCAATGCCGAATCTCAAAGAATTGGAAATCCGATGCTGTCACGAGCTGAAGGAACTTCCGGACAAATTGCTAAATCCGAGCAgcattaagaaaataattttaacgaACATGCAAGAGGAATTTGTCGCTAATGTTGGAGCCAAAATTCCCAAGGAAATCCTTGAAATTCAGCAGCCATTGCGAGTGCGATGTCAGTACTGTCGGCATGATGTGAAGCAGGTTTCAATCCATTCCTTCATTTACTAGCGATTGCCTGCATGCCTTTCTTATTTCTCCTTATCTTTTAAGTAGTTATTAttcctcctaaaaaaaaaagatatatattattCCACTGAAAGGTTTTTCCTGACATTACAGGTTTGACGCTAGTATGGCCACTCATCACTCAAGGAGCTGCCACCTGAACACCAAATTAATGCtaattgttgttttatgttgtttcCATTAAGGTTGCTATGTTATTGTTCTTCCTTTTGTTGTCGCTGCAGCTGCTGTGTTGCCGTGGCTTTTAAGACAGCACTGATTGTATCATGTTGGATACAAtaattgtttgtttgatttgtttcgTGTGCTTGTATCAGACTAATTAATTTATAACctaatattttctcataataatccTTTAGCAGTTGAAATTTCTATATAACGagaacggaaaaaaaaaattagacatttttCTTGAAACTAATAGTAATTTAAATTCTTATGCATAAGCTCTGCATTTggtttaatgattttaaaatgtgtttttaaacaaaagtggaggtggaggtggaggtggaaaTAGCCCTCAGCCAAATGCATCCTCTCAAATCCCCAGGGCCGGATGGATTCTCCGCTTGTTTTTACCAACGATCGTGGCTGACGGTGTAGGCGGAGGTATGTAGAGCGGTTTTGGATTTCTTGAATCATGATTGCTTTGACAATTCTCTTAATGCAACGTATATTGTGCTAATTCCTAAGAAGAAGAATCCAACCCGAATAACCGAATACCGGCCCATCAGTCTCTGTAATGTGCTCTATAAATTGGTTGCCAAAGTTTTAGCTAACAGACTGAAGCAGGTTTTAGTGCATATAATCTCCCCCACCCAGAGTGCTTTTATTCCCAGAAGACTTATCTCTGACAACGTTTTGGTGGTGTTTGAGGCTTTGCATACGATGGACGTTAGAATGAAAAGTCGACAAGGGTACATGGCCTTGAAACTAGATATGAGCAAAGCTCATGATAGGGTGGAATGAGAATTCTTGAAGGCAATTATGAGAAAGCTAGGCTTTGCAGAACGATGGGTTAACATTTTGATGAGATGTGTTAGGTCGGTCTCTTATTCAATCTTGATAAATGGGCAGCCTTATGGGAGGATCCTCCCTTCACAGGAAATCAGACAAGGCGACCCACTATCCTCgtatttattcattttgtgTGCAAAAGGGTTAAGTCATATGCTAGGCAAGGCAAAAGGAGAACAAAAGATCACTGGCCTCCCTGTAGCTCGTGGAGGGATGAGAACAAACCACattttctttgcagatgatagctAGCTTGCTCTTTTGAAAGGCAAACGTGGATGAATGGGCCCGGATACAAGAGATTTTAGGCTTATACGAGCAGGCCTCGGGGCAAAAATTTAATCGGGACAAGACCTCTATCTTTTTTAGCCGGAACACTAAGCAAGAGACTAAGGACTTCATTCTTTCCATAGCTGGTGTCAATTCTTCGACTAGCTATGAGAAGTACCTTGGCTTACCCCCTCTAGTTGGCAGATCGAGGGAGAGCACTTTCACAAGCATTTAAGGGAGAATATAGGAGCGCATCAACGAATGgacaaaaaattttttgaccCAAACTAGGAAAGAAGTTTTGTTGAAGGCGGTTATATAAGCAATTCTCACTTACACAATGAGTGTCTTCCAGCTACCAAAGAAACTTTGTCATGATATCACATCTATGATATCcaagttttggtggggccatAAAGAAAAACGAGGACGCATGACATGGATGAGTTGGAAAAAGATGGGAAAAGCTAAAGACAAATGAGGATTGGGTTTCTGGGATCTAGAACTTTTCAACTTGGCAATGTTAGCAAAGTAAGGTTGGCGTTTGATTCAAAACCTGGAGACCGTTGGTGGCGAGAACCATGAGAGCGAAATACTTTCCAAATGGTAATTTCCTTGAAGCCAAAATTGGGAGGAATCCCTCATATGGCGTAGCATTTGGAACTCGAAAAAGCTGCTCAAATAAGGGCTTGTATGGAGGGTGGGAGATGGAACAAAGATCAAAATCTGGGAAGACCCGTCGCTGCCTGTACCTAGAGCTCATCCAGCAAGGTCGCCGGGTAACATTTTAGATAGCCAAGCCAAAGTTTCCGAGCTATTGGACGTAAATACCAACTGGTGGAACACGACCTTAGtacaagaaatatttaatgAGGAGGAGGCCAAAATGATTTGCAGTATGGGCGCTTGCCCTCGCAGAGGAACGGACTACTTAGCTTGGGAACATACAAAAAATGGGATCTTCACCGTTAGTAATGCCTATCACTTGGCTATGGAGAAGGTGGAGGAAGAGGAAGCTAGCTGTTCGGATAACCAGTTATCACGCAATTTATGGAAGAAAATCTGGGATTTCAGGGGTTCCCGAGtcgttaaatttttttctgTGGAAAGCATGTAATGACATCCTGCCAACTAAAGAGAAACTTTTCAAGAGGAAGGTTGTTCCAGATCCTTTGTGCCCAATATGTATGAGTGCACCGGAATCGATAAGCCACATCTTATGGACCTGCCCATCTGCCCAGGATGTTTGGGCGGAATGCAATGGAAAGCTCCAGAAAAGTGTTTGCATTGACGGAGATTTTATAGAAATTCTGCTCAAAGTTGGTCAAGGGTTGGACGAAGATGAGAGGCACCTAATGGTCACAGTTGCAAGGTCAATATGGCTACGGCGGAACAAGTTAGTCTTTGAAGGAATTTTCCAAGCTCCTGCAACCGTTGTACGATCTGCAAGGGAACAGGTGGAGGCGCTTGATAATGTTACACGAAGACACTCTGTCCCCAGCCCTAGGAGTATTGCTCGAGAAGAAGTCGTATGGAAAAAACCTCCGCAAGGAATGGTGAAGATTAATTGGGATAGGGGAAAAATCGGGATGGGGGCCATTGTAAGGGATCATTCAGGCAAGGTTATAGCAATGACCAGCGGGCCAAGAGAATTCGTCAATGATCCTTCTCTGGTGGAGGCTTTGGCTGCTCGTGAAGCTGTTGATCTAAGCATCTCACTGGGGTTTCAGAATTGCATCTTGGAGGGCGACGAATTAGAGCTGATTAATGCTATAACCCAGGATGAGCCATGCAGGGGGACGTACGGACAGATCGTCAATGATATCAAGTTTTTACTGCTGCAGGGAGGCCATTGGAAGGTGAGTCACACACGTAGAGCAGCTAATGGGACGGCGCACTTGTTGGCGAAAATGGGATTGCTTCTCCTTGTCTCCCAGATCTGGACTAGTGATTTTCCTCCATGTTTGGATGATATTGTAAGGACAGAACAGAGTTTTTGATGTTTGTTTAATGGAATccactttcaaaaaaaacaaacaaacaaacaaagtaaTATTAAAATGTAATTAATCCAAGTATGAGTTCTAAAAATCTAAGTACTTTTGTTCAcggttaaattaaaaaaaaaaaaaaaaaagctacagGTATCATATCCTCTATTGAGATGGGTTATGGCATATATGGGTAGCTCACTCATTCgaaatgattgaaaaaaaaaaaaaaaactctagtGAACCATGAACTCTTACGTTATGGCACGTCGCACTTCCAAATGGAGAAGCTCACACACTAACGGGCATCGTACAGTCTATTCCCTTCACTCTTTGCCTCGATTTCTCTCTGGCCGGCCTTCTCATGGCGTTTCTATCACATTGATGTCCAGGCCTTCTCTCGCGCTTCAACACGATCAGTTACCACTCGCCCCCTTATCTTCAGCAAATTCGTTATTTGCATTTCTGTTTTCAACCCTAGACGTTCCATCAAATCGCTTGAATGACCAGCCACCATGGAATCACATCAAGCACGAAACCAATCTCGACGAACGCTTCGTTCTCGAGCAACTGTTTGACCTCTTGCCAATCCCTCGTAACTCTTCCGCTCCGAACCTATTAAGAGACTGTAATCCAAGAAAACAAGTAGCACAAGTTAGTGTTAGAAGAATAAAGTGACAAGCCTCCATCATATCCCACTAGGTCTCACTCTTCCATGTATTGAGCAAGCATAATGATGTCTTCCCACTTGTTTATCTTTGTAATGATGTATTCCCTCCCACTTTGCTTCCCACTTACTTTGTCCTTGTACTATTAGCTGCCTTTGTCTTTGTATTATTAGCTGCATTTGTATTATTATAAGCCTACTGTTGTATCACAGGTTCACATCCACGTGAACCTCCCTTTTGTATTCTCTAAGTGTAAGAGTTAGTCTATACATAAGAATAAAATCCTCTCTTTTGGCAAGTCAACTAAAACAGAGTTTCTTCCTAAAACTTTCAGTTAGGGCAATTGATGGGTTTCTGTTTTCCAAAGAGAAATTACGAGGGGTTTTCCTTTAGAAACTGAGGGGTAAAGCAGTAATTGAGCTCACTTTGACAAATGGTGGGGTTGAATTGAGCCTTGATGTGGTTGCTGAGTAGTGAACAGAGAGAATTTAGGTGGTGAAACAATGGTTATATTTTTCGATTGGGCGATTAAGCAGCCTGGGATACCTAGGTACATTAGTAGTTACCATGTGATTATAAAAGCGctaggaagaagaaaattcttGAATTTTATGATGGAAATGTTGCGTGGGATGATGACCAAAGCAATGTTAGCAGATGGGTTTAGTCCGAATTGCTTGACCATTGCTGCAATTAAGGTTCAATGAAAGAGGTAATAGACTTATAGTCCCCATAATGACTAATCATTTATACACGTATAGACTGGTCTGATggaaaactttttaaataatggAGCAAATTAAATCGATAAATCAAAATATGTGTAGAGGACTATTAGAATATTTGAAGAATAAACCAACCTAAACAGGCATGACATATCGAGTGGAAGTTGCCTGGCCTGACCCAGGAGAGCCAACAAGCAACTATTTAAACTACATCATGTTGAAGTGAGGGTGTGGTTGTGGGCTCAAGGCCCATTGGGTGCAACAAGCGACTTAACGACGAAAAAGATATTGGAGTCTGCTGATTTAGATATCCACGTTTCCAATGGGCTGACTGTAAATGAGACACTGGTCCAGAATAAAAGGGATTTACTTGGTCTCTTGATCAGTTGATAACTTGATATACTGAAGAAAGATTTTTGGTAAATTTCTTCCCCAGCAAACTCAGAAAATCAGCAGCCCATCAAACTCATCTAACCAACAAATCATTCACTGGCTCATATCGcattttttatgaagggtttTTTTCATAACAAACGCCATACAGAAGTGTAAATTAGCAACAATCAAAATCCGAACTACAATTTTGTCAAGAGTAAATACACTCCACGTCCACCAATGGAACAAAGCCGTAGCAATAATAAAAGCCCTCGTCTCTTCGTTTTCAAAGCCCTAGTCCTAAATTTTcaactcttaaaaatttaaaacttcttaaagttttttttttttttcgaaaatttactcttggatcaattaaaatgacaataaaatcctaccatcaaatttttttaacagccgttagggccactcaaaatgcaccgttttatttgattaaaatattaatttaattaaaaaattaaatctaaaaaaaaataaaaaaattgaagggtggccaagGGTAGCAACCACCCAACTCCTAtggggtggtttgcccacccctggggtggcttgcgggccatccctggccacccttcaatttttttattttttatttttaaaattaaattaataaaaaaattaatattttaattaagtaaaacaGTGTGTTTTGAGTGGtcgttaaaaaattttgacggtag encodes the following:
- the LOC132191108 gene encoding uncharacterized protein LOC132191108, with amino-acid sequence MPITWLWRRWRKRKLAVRITSYHAIYGRKSGISGVPESLNFFLWKACNDILPTKEKLFKRKVVPDPLCPICMSAPESISHILWTCPSAQDVWAECNGKLQKSVCIDGDFIEILLKVGQGLDEDERHLMVTVARSIWLRRNKLVFEGIFQAPATVVRSAREQVEALDNVTRRHSVPSPRSIAREEVVWKKPPQGMVKINWDRGKIGMGAIVRDHSGKVIAMTSGPREFVNDPSLVEALAAREAVDLSISLGFQNCILEGDELELINAITQDEPCRGTYGQIVNDIKFLLLQGGHWKVSHTRRAANGTAHLLAKMGLLLLVSQIWTSDFPPCLDDIVRTEQSF